Sequence from the Maribellus comscasis genome:
AGGCGTTAAACTCCTGGCCTTCTTTGTCATACATTCCTGTAACATAAATGGTTTCCCGCTTTTCCAGTTTTTGCTGTTGCTCTTCTGTTAGTTCTTTTCCAAGCAGCGAATTGGGAATATGCACCTGCCGTTGATCGTTTGCATTTTGATTTTGTTCCTTCTGCTGATCGAAACGGAAACTGATACCTCGCCTGTCGGCATTAATTTGCAACCAGGCGCTAAATTCATTTCCACCACGGGATGTCATTCCATCTACAAAAATTGCCCGGCCTTCCGCCAGTTCTTTTTGCTGTCTTTCGTGTAACTTAACGCCTTTTATCTCCTCCGGGATATTAATCTTATCGGCACGGGCGGCAACAAGCTCATTGGTTAAATGGTCGATGGAAAGAAAGACAGGAGTTGTTTCTCCTTCTTTGTATTGTGGATGAAGTATGCGTCCGGCATTACCGGTTTGAATAAGATTGTTCTTGTCTTCATTCGTTAGCGTAACCCCAAAGTAAGGCCGGTCAAGTTCAGGTCTGTTACGAACCGCATGAACTGCAACATTAAACTTCCCATCTTCATTTTGCCGGAATGCCAGCCGTGCATCAGTGCGAATAGTCAGATTATCGGTTTTCACCGTAATAGGTATTAAGTCCGGTGATTTCTGGAAATTTAACATGGCATCCAGATTCCCGGTATTTTTCAGAAAATCTTTTGATACCCCCAGCTTTGCCAGTTGTTCCCAGTCCACTTTGTTTTCGTCAATCAGGTTTGGTTTTTCCTGTTTTTCATCCTTTTTGATGTAATCTTCCGGTTTATTTTCATGCTTTGCCAACATCTCTTTTTGGGACTTATTTTCTGGTCCCTTAAGCATTTTCTCCAAATCGGATGCTGTCTTCTCCACAAGATTGGTTGGCGCTTTGAAAAAATGGAAATCAGTTGGATTTTTGTACTGACGATGGAAATTGGTGAAGAAATTTTCCAATACATACCCATTTTTATCAATTTTTAAAAACCGGTCAGAGTTGGCTTGTTTGGGCGGTTCTGTTATTAACTTGCCGTCGTTATCAAAACCAACTACTGCTTTTAATTTACTCTCGTTTTTTTCTTTGACCAGCAATACCTCCTGGTCATTCGTTTTTTGTTCCATAATACATTTCTTTTAATGATTTAAAAGCGAATGTATTGGAGTTTTTACTTGATTAAGGGTAAGTGGCAGCGTTTGGCGCTGAGGTAGTTGGGGGTGGCTTTAAATAGGAATAATTTGATTAGTTAATGTTAATGCAATCAGATATCAATTTTTCCTAGTTTGTTGCTTGATTTCCGAAAAATGCATAATGACATTTCAATTCATTCAATTATTAATTATGCTTTGGGAGAAAGGGATCGCAGGTTCAATTCCTGCTAACCTGCCTTTTAAAAGGGTTAAGTTGCTTAAAATCAGCCTAGCCCTTTTTGTTATCCCGACTCTATCCCGACAATAATGATTTTTTGTATTTATTACCAGTTAGAACTATACACTATTAAGCAGTTGATGAGCTTTAAAACATAACGGTTAATGGGATGCAGGAGATTGATTTTTATATAACTTTTATAGAATGTGTTATATTAATTCAAATTCACTCATAAAATAATTTCATACCCTATTTCAAAATATAGAGAAAATATGATTTTAGTACATAAAGGAAATGTGAATTAAAACAGGATAAAATACTATTCAATTAATCGAATTTGTGTTTTTACTTTTATATTTTTGAGTGCATGAACAAGTTAAGATTCTCAGGACATGATACGTTTGTTGTCAGGACTTTTTGGCCTAAAAAAGGTTTTGATTTTATTAATATCAGTGGAAGCTTCAGCAGTGAAAGTGCAGTGGTTGATTTGGGGGTTGGAAAAAACATGGTAGCATCCATAAATTTTTGGATGAAAGCTTTGGGACTTTACGACGATGAGAAAAAGGAACTCACTGATTTTGCAAATAATTTATTTTCAAGTGAAGGATTAGATCCCTTTCTTGAAGACATCGGTTCGATCTGGCTACTGCATTATTTTTTGCTGAAAACAAATTATGCCTCCATTTACCATTTAATATTTAATGAATTTCGAAAAGAACGGGCGATTTTTAATAAAAGCCAATTGAAAGCATTCATAAAACGAAAGTATGCTGAGATGGATGACAACTCATTAAATTTAAATACGATTGATAAAGACATTTCTGTTTTTACACGTTTGTATGAAAAAGTAGATTATCAAAACGTATCCAAAGATTTTGAGGAAGAAATCAACAGTTTGATGATTGAACTGGAGTTAATTTCTACTACTGTTGAAGATGAAATAAAAGAAGGAACCAACAGAAGGGAAAAAGTTAAATGGTTTCATTTACATGGCGAAAGCAGGAATTCTCTACCACCAGCAATTTTACTTTTTACCATATTGGATAATTTTGGGGAATCCAGAAACATTGCAATCAAGCGGTTAGAAATAGAACCGAATAGCCCTGGATTAATTTTTCTACTTAGTAAAGACGGGCTGTACAAAAAACTCAAAGAAATAGAGGAAGAATTCCCAGGAATTATTGTTTCGGAAACTGCAGGTAATTTGGTTTTGGTATTACCGGAAGGCCTAAACAAATGGGAAATTTTAAGAAATTACTATGCAAACTAAATATTACTCTCCGTCCATAAATATTCTTCGTGATGCAAATAGCCATCTAGATTACATTCCAACAAGAAATGGAGAAAAGGCATTTCAAAAAATAGTTTCGGCATTTGAAGAAAATGGAAGAAAGTCCTTTAATATTATAGGTGCCTACGGAACAGGAAAGTCTGCATTTATCTTAGCTCTGGAAAAAGTACTGAATAAAAAAGCCGATTATTTCATTAATCCCCTTGACGGGTTTATTGATTCTTTTGAGCCAGTTTTTATCGTTGGAAGTTACTCTTCTTTCAAAGAAGAATTTTGCGATACTTTAGGTATCAAGACCAATGAAAACATCTTTGAAAAATTAAAATCTGTTACCGAAAAAAAGAAAAAAGCCAGGATTGGCCAATTGATTGTGGTCGATGAATTTGGAAAGTTTTTAGAATATGCCGCAAAAGAAAGCCCGGAAGAAGAGTTGTACTTTATTCAGCAGTTAGCAGAATTTGTAAATACACCGGATTTGCCAATCCTCTTTATTACCACCCTGCATCAACCTTTTGAAGATTATGCATTGACTTTATCTAAAACACAGAAAAATGAATGGGATAAGGTTAAAGGACGATTAACCGAAGTTTCATTTAATGAACCAGTTGAACAACTTCTGTTTTTAGCATCCGAACGAATCAGTGCTAAAAGATATCCTTGTCATATTCCTATAAGAAAACAAAAGCAACTGTTCGATGCTATAAAAAAGGCAGATGTATTCCCCATGAGGGATTACTTTTCATTTGAATTTGCCCAAAAACTTTTTCCATTAGATATTTTATCTGCTTCTGTTGCAACTGTCGCGTTTCAGCGATATGGACAAAATGAACGATCACTTTTTTCTTTACTTGAATCTGAAGATTATTTGGGCATCAACGATTTTAAAAACGGTAAGGAATATTATAACGTTGCCTGCATATACGACTATTTAAAATACAATTTCCACAGCTTATTAAATTCAAGGTATAATCAGGATTCCGCGCATTGGAAATCAATTGACGAGGCTTTGCAACGAGCTGAAACCATTTTTGAGAAAGATTTTGTAGATGCAGCGAAGCTCATAAAAACAATTGGGTTAATATCTGTTCTGGGGCGACAAGGGCAAAAAGTAACTAAATCTTTTTTAACAACCTATGCAAGTGTCGCTTTAAATATTACTGATGCTACCCCACTGATCGATCTGTTGGAGTCAAAACAAATTATTCGTTTTAGGGAATACAGTCAACGGTATGTCCTTTTTAAAGGAACTGATTTTGATATCAACCTGGAATTGGAACTGGCCGAAGGGCAGGTAACAAAAGATTTTTCAATTATAACCCAGCTTAAACAGCATTTTAACTTCCCGATCATTCCCGCAAAAAGAATTTATTTCGACAAGGGAACTCCACGATATTTTATTTATGAAATAAGCGAGAGCCCCATTCAAAAAATGCCTGAAGAGCAAATTGACGGTTATATTAACTTGATATTTACTGATTATCTTGATTTTGAAAAATCTCTTAATGGTACCAAGAATAATGAAAAGCCAATACTATATGGCTGGTTTTATGATGTTAATGCCATTAAAGATTCACTTGTTGAAATTGAAAAAATTAAAATCGTAAAAGGCAAATGCCTGGACGATACCATTGCTTTAGCTGAACTCGATACTTATTTGAATGACACTACTGACCGACTTAATGATTTATTTCTGGAATCGTTCTATGGGGAAGATGCAGACGTAAAATGGTTTTACAACGGTGAGCAAATCACTTTCAAAAATAACAGAGATTTAAATAGCACCTTATTAGAAATCTGTAATGAAATTTATTTCCAAACCCCTGTTTTACGAAATGAATTGATGAACCGCGAAAGATTAAGCGGTGCCATTTCAGCAGCAAAAAAGAATTTGATTGAAAGACTTATTCAGTCAGTAGAAATTGAAAATTTGGCATTCGAAGAAAATAGATTTCCCCCGGATAAAACAATTTATTTGGCACTTCTAAAAGAAACAGGGATTCATCAACAAAACAGCAATAATGTATGGGAATTGGGAAAACCTACAGAAAAGTCTTTCCTACCAATATGGAATGCTTCCGAAACCTTTTTAGATGATTGTATTTCCGCTCCAAGAAAGCTTTCTGAGTTTATAGAAATTTTGAAATCCAAACCCTTTAAATTAAAGCACGGATTTATTGAATTCTGGATTCCAGTCTTCCTGATAGCGAAACAAAAACAATTTGCTTTTTACGAACAAGACACTTTTATACCTGCATTAACAAAGGACACGCTGGAAGTGGCAATGAAGCAACCTCAAAAATATTTTATCAGTACTTTTCAGCTCGACGAAACCCGACTTAATATTTTTAACCGTTATCGTTATTTTTTAAACCAGATTGAAGAGAATGCGCCGAATTCCGATTCATTTATTCAAACGATCAAACCATTTTTGGTATTCTATAACCGTTTGCTGCCTTATGCACAACAAACTAAAAATTTAAGCAAAGAAGCTTTACGTTTAAAAGAAGCTATTTCATTAGCAACCAATCCCGAAAAAGTATTTTTTGAAGATATTCCGCGGGCATTGGGTTTTACAATCAACGACTTAAAACAAGATGAAAAACTGGAAGAATTTTCAATCAGTCTGCAAAATGCTACACGCGAAATAAGCGCTGCTTTCCCGAATCTCGTGAATCGAATTGAAAAATCAATAGGAAAAACTATCCGTGAAGAGAAAGTCGATTTTCCGGAGAATAAATTATTACTGCAACAACGATTTAAAAATTTGCGCAATGAAAAAATAGATCCTAAACTTCGGATTTTAGCACAAAGGATTAATACCCCTTTAGATGGCCGACAGGCGTGGATTAGTTCAGCCGCCTCTGCATAATTAAAAAATCATTGATACGTCTACTGGAAATGATGAAGAAAATTTAAGAACCCTTTTCCCGAAACGAATTCATGAATTGGATAATTTGACCGATATTAGCAAAGATGATATTGATGAGGCTAAAGAAGAAGTGCTGAAACTTGAATTAACTTCATTTGTTAAAGGCGTACAAAAAAATTAAATACGATTACCAAAAGGAAAAACAAAACAGATAGAAGCAAAAAAGCTGAACATTCAAAAATTATTGGATTCAAAAGACAAACAAGCAAACATTGCACTTTTAATAAAGCTATTACAGGAGGAAATTGATAATGACTAAAAAAGTACGACATGTATTAGGAATTTCGGGAGGAAAAGACAGCGCGGCATTGGCCATGTACATGAAAATGCACCATCCTGAAATCGACATGGAGTACTATTTTTCTGATACAGGCAAAGAACTACCGGAAACTTATGAGTTGATTGCCGAACTGGAATCTTTTCTTGGCAAAAAAATAAAAAAACTGGAAGCCAACCACAGTCACAAAAATCCATTCGATCATTACCTCGATATTTATAATGGATTTTTACCCTCATCGATGGCTCGTTGGTGTACCCAAAAATTAAAGCTCGAACCTTTTGAACGCTGGATTGGCGAGGATTTGGCTATTTCATATGTGGGAATACGTGATGATGAAGACCGGGAAGGATATGTTTCCACTAAATCAAATATCCAATCCGTTTTCCCGTTTCGGAAACACATTTGGAGCATGGAAATTTTGCATAAAGTGCTTCACAATTCAAACCGCGAGAAAATTGCCGAACTCTATGAAAAACATGGTGAAAAAAATTTAATCGCCCGTTTCATTGAGATTATTGATGAACCACAATCACCAAAATATTTGTTTTCCCAAAAAATGAATGATTTGCTTCAGCTAAGTATTTCTACTTTTAATCGTGTAGTTTTCTATTTTTTAAAAAATGAAAATTATCCGGTTTCCCATTTAAACGAATATTCGCTTCTGGAGAATGAAGACAGTGTTGACATCAATAAAGTTTTCCAACTGTTTAAAGAAAACGGCGTTAAAGTGCCAGGCTATTACGATGAAGTTGAGTTTGAAGTAAACGGCCAAAAAGGGAAATACAACCGCAGCCGTTCCGGTTGTTTCTTTTGTTTTTACCAACGAAAAATAGAATGGATTTGGCTGTATGAACGACATCCTGAATTATTCCGTAAGGCCCAGGAATATGAAAAAGATGGCTACAGTTGGATGGACAACGAAACGCTTGAAGAAATTATACAACCGGAACGAATGACTCAAATTAAACTGGACTATATTGCAACTTTACAGAAAAAATTAAACAGCAAAAACAAATCAAATAAGTTGATCGATATTTTAGCCGATGAAAATGAAGTTTGTGCAAATTGTTTTATTTAATCCTGCTGATTATAATATCCCTTTCCTGGAATAACATGGCGAACTCCTCCTTTTGGATTTTTAACATCACCTTTATATCTTGGTATCAAATGAACATGAACATGCGGAACAGTTTGTCCTGCATCCATGTTTATGTTGATTCCTACATTAAAACCATTAGGATTGAATTTTTTTAAAAGATAAGTCTGAACAAAATTGGTTAATAATAATAAATGAAATTGTTCCTTTTCGGTTAAATCAAAATAATTAGAGGTATGTGTTTTGGGAATGATTAGGGAATGTCCGTTTGAAACGGGAAATCCATCGTAAACGGCATAAGCAAATGCAGATTCTGCAATAAATTTTAAATTTCGGGATGGTTTGCAAAAAATACAGGATGACTCTTTTTGAATATCAGTAAATCGTGAGAATGAATAAATCTCACAATATTCGTTTAAAAACAAACTTTCGAATGGCAGCACAACATTACACTGATAAGTTGTTTTTTTATGAATTTTGTGCTTCCTAAATCCTTCATATTTAATATCTCTTCTTACAGCAAAAAATGCTTGCCCACCAGGTGCCAATAATTGGCTAATTTCCATTATTATTCGTTGCTGATCTTTCGCTTGGAGAACGTTTAAAACGTAATTACATAGTATTGTATTAAATTTCTCAGTAGGATATTCTGGTTGATAATATTTATCATAACCTTTACAATAATACCCCATATTCCTTAACTCCATTACATCTTTCCCGAATCCACACCCAAAATCTAAAATATTCCCCTTTAAAAAATTGTTTCTATGCAGCCAATTTGTTGGAAAGGACATTTTTTCTCTTTCTTTGGCCGTTAAATGCCAGTTATTTATTTGTGGTTTCAATTTTTAAATTATAAATGGTTCAAAACCTCGTTGGGCAATCAAGAATTCACATTTCTTCGAAAACGATTCAAAACAGCTAAGTTGCCAATTTTTTTTATCAAATTGTTTCAATCCGAGAAGGGAAATTTGCACTTCTTTTTGAAATCTGGCTGGATATTCCGCAAAAATTAGTTCCCAATAATCGATAATTAAATCGCGTTGTTTTTTTAACAAATATTTACTTGGGATTTTATCTCGCTTCTTGTTATTTACATCTCTTTTTGAAGGAAGTAGATTCCAAAAATCATTATTTTTCCACAATGCAAATGGCATCATGTGATCAATGTTTAAATCATTGACAATCTTCTTCCCAGACCAAATACAAAGCAATCCCTCATTTTTTTTAATTCGTTCAAAAAATAGTTTTAATTCATTTGCATCTCTATTCTTATCATAACTTGGGTCAATTAAATTCAAAACTTCCCCTCTCGTAAATTTCTTCTCCTTGTCGGCATGAATAGTAAAATCAACCCATTCGAGTAAAAGCGATTGAGTTCCATTGATAAATGAACCCAAAATTAAAAAAGCATCAAAGTAATTTCTTGGAATACTAAATGTTCCGCAAGAATCAATAATGTATTGATTTGATATTTGATTTAAATTACGACCGCTCAAATTTGAATCTTTATTATATCTAAAAATCTGTCCTCCTCTACCTACTGAGCTTCCAATGTAATTCATTGGCATTTTTATAATAGTTTCTTTAATACTTTTTACAAGATTAAATACATTGTGAATATTGGCTTTTTCAAAATTGCCATCTTTCAAATTCTTTTGAAACTGATAAAACCCTAATCCAGAATTATAAAACTTTATGACTTCAAGAAATGAATTTCTAAAAGCAAGTGAACGGGCAGGTGTGTCTCCATTTTTTTGAGGAATAAAACGATAATCTGCAAAAATTGAATAATAATATTCTAGCCATTTTAAAACAATTAATCCTAACGGAAAAGTAACTTGGTCAATTTCCTTTCTTGCAAAGTGTTCATATTCTTGGCTAATTTGAATGCAGGCACGTAATAACGCAAATTTGTAAGTAGTATCCTTGCTGTCTCTTTCAATTATTGTTGCTATTTCGTTGATTGCTTTTAGCATATAAATTGGATTTGCGATTTTTTTGCATCAGTTTTAGGAACGACGACCAAATCATGAATAACCGCATATTCTTTATCAATATGCTGCTTTAAAATTCTACCCCGCCGCTGTATAAACTGTCTTGGATTACCAGTGCTTGAACAAAAAATTGCAAGTTCAGTACGAGGAATATCAACCCCCTCATCTAAACATTTCATCGCCGTTAAAACATCTATATTACCATCTTCAAAAGATTGTAAAACAAATGATCGATCTTTATTATCTCCGGTAAATGTGGAAACACGTATTTGGTTATCCGTTTCCATAATTGCTTGATTATACTGCTGAATTATTCTTCCCTCTTCACTACTATTGTCATCAAACCCTTCTGGAACATAAACAAACGTGTATTTTAAACTTTTTCGCTTATCAAATTCTTGTTTCAGTATTTTTTTAAAAACCGCAATTTTATTTTCAGCTTTATGGATAATTCGTTTACGCTTCATTAATAACATGGTAACAACATCATTATCCTTTATTTTTTTTGTTTCGGAGTCAAAAAACTTTGAAAGTTTCAAAGTAATCTCTTTGTATTCCTCCAATTCTTCTGTTGTTAATTCGACCAAATGAGGATGATATTCATATTGACAAAGAATTCCTTTTGCAATAGCCTCCTCCATTGTAAAAGAATAGATATAAGGTGGTTCATCATCAAAGAATTTATTCATTTCTTCAGTTCCTTCTCCATCATAAATTCTTTTAGGTGTTGCTGATAATCCTATTCGCTTTTTAAAAAGAGTCGAGGGTAAAACTTCTAACACTTTCGGTGAGGCAATATTATGTGCTTCGTCAGCGATTAGCAGAGTTTCTTTGGGAAAATATTTCAGGAAATTTTGAAGTGTATATCGTGCAAACGAAACATATGTGGAAATAAGCACAAATGGCTTTTGCCTTCCAAATTGGAAGTTTGTTGTTAACCTGCTTATTTTGCTTTTCCAATCCGAGTCAATCCCGACAACAATTATATCTGTGATGTTAAACTTATGAACCTCTTTAATCCATTGCCTTTGCAAATCATTGGTGGGCACTAAAATAATAGATTGTATTAGCCCGGATTCTCTATATTCATTTAAAAGGCAATTTAAGGCTGTAATAGTTTTCCCCGTTCCTGTAGCCATCGCAAAAATTCCTTTTTTACCGTTTGCAATCCATTTCTCACATGCTTCTGCTTGATAATCTCGAGGACCTTCTGGATAGGGAAATTTTGGATTATGCTTTTCTTCCTCAACCTTCTTTCTAAAATCTGAAGTATACTTAGTAAAGGTATTTTTTAATGAGGGTAGGTGTGAAAGTTTTTCGTAAATATTTATTTCGTCCTCAATTAATTCATCGAGTTGTTTATCCTTTCCTGTTTTTTCAATTACTTCAATGATTTGTTCCGGGGTTAGATACTCAAATCCAACATCCTTCCTAGTGCAAATTCTTTCAATATTTTCAATATTCTCTTTAACCTTTATTTTTTCAGAATTTTCTCCCCAGGAACGCGCAATAGAAAGACTTTCACCATTATCGACCAGTCCACGGTATGTAAAATTGCAACTTCCGTTAAAATAAACCTGGTTTGTCCCATCATCTAAAATTCCTTGTTTAAAATGTGCAAGACGGTTAGGTTTTAATTTTACCGGGATAATCTGTAATCGGTCATGCTTCAGTAAATATTTTAAACAATCGAAAAAATGCTGATCGCCTCCTTCGAGTATTTTTGCAAGCCCTTCTAAATCTTTATTTATTAAATATTCAACTTTTTTGTCTTCAACCAAGGATTCTATTTCATCTTCGGATATTAAAAGTTTATCCTTAACCGATAAAAAATGATTTGATATGATTCTCAAAACTCCCCCGTTATGAATGAATTGGGCAAAACCGTAGGCCAGAGTTCGGATTGCATTTGAACTAAAATAGCCAAGTTTTAAATCTATTTTTTTGCATTCCGGCACAGTAAGCATAAAAAACTCAATCGGGAGATTTTTTCCGTCGGAGCTATATTCAAGGGTCTCTGGGTGTTTAATTTGGGGAAGCATGCAATTTTTCTAATAAATTCAAGTTTGTATTTTTGGTTTTTTACTAAATATTTATCGTGCTAAATTAGTGATTGGATTATAGGAATCAAAACTCATTGAAATTTTTTATTCTTCAAATAGATTAACTAATTTTCAAACTTTTGAAATAATTGTTAAACAACTTTTTAATATATTCATAACCATCATGATACAGTTAAGCCTTGCACTAAACTATGAACTTTAAAAACGGGAGATGGTTAAACAAAATTATATAGATTACAATAAAATTATAATTCTTATTTTATCCTCTCCAACTCCTCCCCAACAATACCTGCCACTTCATCTTTTATCCTTCGATAATTATATTCAATCTCCTCCTGTATATGGTTGTTCCCATCTTCATCTGTAAAATTTGTAATTACAGGTATTGGCTGATACGCGGCAGTTTCTTTCGCCACTTTCTCATTGTCAACCACAATTTCGGCATGAAAAATCTTTTGCTCAATACGTTCCTCAAAGTTATCGGAAACGGCACCGACAAAAACGCCCTGTGTGAGGTTACTGATTTTTGAAGCGGGAATCAAGGTGTCCATTTGGGTATTTATGGAAGTGGATTTATCCTGCCGGTTAATGGTCATGGACTGGCGTTTTTGAAGGACTTTCCCAAATCGTTCCGACAGGGTTTTTGCTGTTTCGCCAACTACCTGGCCGCTAAAAATATTACCAACTGTATTCATCACCACTTTGGCTTCTTTGTCTCCATAATCGCGGTTAAGCTGCGAAAAATCCTGAAACCCCAAACAGACAGCTACCTTGTTACTCCGGGCTGTAGCAATCAGGTTGTCCAGCCCCCGGAAATAAATGGTTGGAAGCTCATCTATAATCACTGAACTTTTAAGCTGGCCTTTTTTGTTTATCAGCTTTACAATCCGGGAATTGTATAATCCCAGGGCTGCAGAATAAATATTCTGGCGGTCGGGATTATTGCCTACGCAAAGAATTTTTGGCTCCTTCGGATTATTGATATCCAAAGTAAAGTCGTTGCCCGACATTACCCAGTACAATTGCGGCGAAATCATTCTTGAAAGCGGGATTTTTGCACTGGCAATCTGTCCCTGCAATTGGTCTTGCGCTCCTCCTTCCCAGGCATCGATAAATGGCGAAAGATAGTTTTCCAGTTCCCGATACGACGTAAGAATGGTAAAAATGTCGGCGTACTTTTTATTCAGAAATTCGATGGCATGAGGGAAAGTACAATATTTTCCGTCTTTGTAAATCTTCAGGTACCAGATAATGGATGTAAGAAGAATTATGGGCGACTCCACAAAAAAGTCGCCCTGTTTCTGAATCCAGGTTTTATTCAGGTTCAGCATAATGGTGTAGGCCGATTCGTAAGCATCGGCAATATCAGTCATAAATTCAGGCGCAATAGGATTACAGCGGTGACTTCGTTCAGGATCGTCAAAATTTATCACATAAAATTTTGGCGGGTGTTCATATTTGTCGATGTTCTTCATTAAAGTATTGTAAGCGATAATACTCAGGTCATCAAACTTAAAATCATAGATATACATGCCAAAACCTTTTCGGATTTGCTGTTTGATGTAGTTGTTGATGATGGCATAGGATTTTCCACTCCCCGGAGTTCCCAAAACAATGCTTGCCCGGAACGGGTTAACCACATTAATCCATCCGCTGTAGGTTTTCCCTTTGTGCTCAAAGCGGGTGGGCAGATTCACAGAATATTCATTTTTCATCAACTGTGTTTCCTGCATAAACGATTCATTTTCCCGGTTAAAAACATCTTGCATAAGATTGGTTTTTATCAGTCGGCTCATCCATAATCCGGCTTTTAAAAGGAAAATATAACCCGAAGCCAGGGAAAGCATGTAAACGGAACATTTCAGGAGTAACGGATAAGGGAATTTTAAAACAAAACCATTGAAAAAGAATAGAGCTAATCCTAAAATCAAAAAGGCAGCTATTTTACGCCAGGTGATTTTTTCTGCTTTTGCTCCTCTTATTCCCAAACATGAAATAGCAAGCAACCCAAAACTCATCAGTTTTGTCCAGATTGGTTTTGAAAACAGACCTGTATACTTCTGAAAGTTCAGCAGTATATTATCGATGATTGTTACTGTTACATTTCGTTC
This genomic interval carries:
- a CDS encoding DUF3945 domain-containing protein — protein: MEQKTNDQEVLLVKEKNESKLKAVVGFDNDGKLITEPPKQANSDRFLKIDKNGYVLENFFTNFHRQYKNPTDFHFFKAPTNLVEKTASDLEKMLKGPENKSQKEMLAKHENKPEDYIKKDEKQEKPNLIDENKVDWEQLAKLGVSKDFLKNTGNLDAMLNFQKSPDLIPITVKTDNLTIRTDARLAFRQNEDGKFNVAVHAVRNRPELDRPYFGVTLTNEDKNNLIQTGNAGRILHPQYKEGETTPVFLSIDHLTNELVAARADKINIPEEIKGVKLHERQQKELAEGRAIFVDGMTSRGGNEFSAWLQINADRRGISFRFDQQKEQNQNANDQRQVHIPNSLLGKELTEEQQQKLEKRETIYVTGMYDKEGQEFNAYIKINDEKSKLDFYKWNPDKAQTKGAEVTPDKNSKTQVAVNSEGKTNEATKDVKEPLNKEQVNPTEQQKAKRNRSKTHSM
- a CDS encoding DUF4007 family protein, with the protein product MNKLRFSGHDTFVVRTFWPKKGFDFINISGSFSSESAVVDLGVGKNMVASINFWMKALGLYDDEKKELTDFANNLFSSEGLDPFLEDIGSIWLLHYFLLKTNYASIYHLIFNEFRKERAIFNKSQLKAFIKRKYAEMDDNSLNLNTIDKDISVFTRLYEKVDYQNVSKDFEEEINSLMIELELISTTVEDEIKEGTNRREKVKWFHLHGESRNSLPPAILLFTILDNFGESRNIAIKRLEIEPNSPGLIFLLSKDGLYKKLKEIEEEFPGIIVSETAGNLVLVLPEGLNKWEILRNYYAN
- a CDS encoding phosphoadenosine phosphosulfate reductase family protein, producing MTKKVRHVLGISGGKDSAALAMYMKMHHPEIDMEYYFSDTGKELPETYELIAELESFLGKKIKKLEANHSHKNPFDHYLDIYNGFLPSSMARWCTQKLKLEPFERWIGEDLAISYVGIRDDEDREGYVSTKSNIQSVFPFRKHIWSMEILHKVLHNSNREKIAELYEKHGEKNLIARFIEIIDEPQSPKYLFSQKMNDLLQLSISTFNRVVFYFLKNENYPVSHLNEYSLLENEDSVDINKVFQLFKENGVKVPGYYDEVEFEVNGQKGKYNRSRSGCFFCFYQRKIEWIWLYERHPELFRKAQEYEKDGYSWMDNETLEEIIQPERMTQIKLDYIATLQKKLNSKNKSNKLIDILADENEVCANCFI
- a CDS encoding HIT family protein encodes the protein MKPQINNWHLTAKEREKMSFPTNWLHRNNFLKGNILDFGCGFGKDVMELRNMGYYCKGYDKYYQPEYPTEKFNTILCNYVLNVLQAKDQQRIIMEISQLLAPGGQAFFAVRRDIKYEGFRKHKIHKKTTYQCNVVLPFESLFLNEYCEIYSFSRFTDIQKESSCIFCKPSRNLKFIAESAFAYAVYDGFPVSNGHSLIIPKTHTSNYFDLTEKEQFHLLLLTNFVQTYLLKKFNPNGFNVGININMDAGQTVPHVHVHLIPRYKGDVKNPKGGVRHVIPGKGYYNQQD
- a CDS encoding HNH endonuclease domain-containing protein, with the protein product MLKAINEIATIIERDSKDTTYKFALLRACIQISQEYEHFARKEIDQVTFPLGLIVLKWLEYYYSIFADYRFIPQKNGDTPARSLAFRNSFLEVIKFYNSGLGFYQFQKNLKDGNFEKANIHNVFNLVKSIKETIIKMPMNYIGSSVGRGGQIFRYNKDSNLSGRNLNQISNQYIIDSCGTFSIPRNYFDAFLILGSFINGTQSLLLEWVDFTIHADKEKKFTRGEVLNLIDPSYDKNRDANELKLFFERIKKNEGLLCIWSGKKIVNDLNIDHMMPFALWKNNDFWNLLPSKRDVNNKKRDKIPSKYLLKKQRDLIIDYWELIFAEYPARFQKEVQISLLGLKQFDKKNWQLSCFESFSKKCEFLIAQRGFEPFII
- a CDS encoding DEAD/DEAH box helicase family protein, producing the protein MLPQIKHPETLEYSSDGKNLPIEFFMLTVPECKKIDLKLGYFSSNAIRTLAYGFAQFIHNGGVLRIISNHFLSVKDKLLISEDEIESLVEDKKVEYLINKDLEGLAKILEGGDQHFFDCLKYLLKHDRLQIIPVKLKPNRLAHFKQGILDDGTNQVYFNGSCNFTYRGLVDNGESLSIARSWGENSEKIKVKENIENIERICTRKDVGFEYLTPEQIIEVIEKTGKDKQLDELIEDEINIYEKLSHLPSLKNTFTKYTSDFRKKVEEEKHNPKFPYPEGPRDYQAEACEKWIANGKKGIFAMATGTGKTITALNCLLNEYRESGLIQSIILVPTNDLQRQWIKEVHKFNITDIIVVGIDSDWKSKISRLTTNFQFGRQKPFVLISTYVSFARYTLQNFLKYFPKETLLIADEAHNIASPKVLEVLPSTLFKKRIGLSATPKRIYDGEGTEEMNKFFDDEPPYIYSFTMEEAIAKGILCQYEYHPHLVELTTEELEEYKEITLKLSKFFDSETKKIKDNDVVTMLLMKRKRIIHKAENKIAVFKKILKQEFDKRKSLKYTFVYVPEGFDDNSSEEGRIIQQYNQAIMETDNQIRVSTFTGDNKDRSFVLQSFEDGNIDVLTAMKCLDEGVDIPRTELAIFCSSTGNPRQFIQRRGRILKQHIDKEYAVIHDLVVVPKTDAKKSQIQFIC